ATGGAAGAGTGGAGGATCCAATAATAAGCTGCAATCCTATGTCTCCAAGGCTCACAAAGCTAGAGAAAACATGGAAGAGTGGAAGAATAAGAAGATAAATCCAAAGGCTCACCAAGCTAAGTTCCCCACAACATCACCAAATCCAATCCAAAATGAGAGGAAGAGAACAAGACGTGGGCAAAGAGGCCCCAAAATGATCTAAGATCGCCTAGTCACCCTGATTTCCTCGTGCAGCAAGAGATTTCCCAACTCAAAAGGCCAACCACAGTAACAGCACTTGCAGCAAACTTTACAGAGAGACTACAGTCACCTTGTCTCCACATCCATTATACCAAGGCGCACTCGATGACTGTAAGACCAATCCGAGAGCTCTTCTGCATCCATCCACTTGCCACTAAAATCTAAACTCTAATCCTCCCAAAACACTCCTTCACAGACACCTCCACTTTCCTATCCCATTATCTGAACAAAAAGTCCAACTTTAAACAATGACAAGATTACGCTACTTATGTTCAGAAAAATCTGTGTTTGGGTTAGAATGGATCAGACAATAATATGCAAAACAGATAGAAAAACTGATAAAAAAGATTATTCTTTTCATACAAAATTCATATCCATACTTGGATTAGATTAGATCAGAAGATATTTCATTGATAACAACTAGACTCAACACCCTCCCTTCCTCTCTCTATCTAGGAAATACTAAAATTCAAACTCAAATATTTACAGCAAAAAGCTATGAAAAAGACAAGGGAAAGGTTTTCTTTTGGGGGGTTTGAAGTACCTCAAAGAAAGCCCTCTTTCGCTGAAAGCCTCTTCAAGAACTCGTAGGTGGTGATCATGGTGGTCGCGGACACAGACATGGAAGCCCACCTCGGACCAAGCCCTCGGTAGCATGCCCCCCACCCGCCTTCCCTTAGAAGACTCCTCACTGTTCGCCCAATCGTCATCCTCTCGCCACCGCCGTCCAACACCTGCATCCTCGTCTTAATGGTGTCCAGTGGCATTGTCATGACCGCCGAAGCTCCCCCTGCCACCGCCGCACTTATCCCCTGCACCACCACCACCGTACCGTGTCCCGGCCTCAACTCGCCGCCACCCATGTGGTAGCCGATGCCACCCCAGATTAGTCTCTGAGAGAGGGAGTAGGACGCCCACCACACGGCATTGGATGGGGCGTAGGTGAGGATTGACATCCCGAACCCCCGGTAAAGGCCGCGGAGGCCATCGGAGAACAGTATCTTCTTAAAGGCGTCAACACCACCGCGGTACttggcagcggcggtggcggcggcggagccCTGCACCATGAGGCGTTGGCTGACCACGTCGATGGGTGTCCAGACGACTTGGGCGGCGACAGCCGCGCTGAGTCCGGCGGCAGCGGAGGCGGCAGCCGAGGCGGCGGGCTCGGGGACCCCGAAGCGGAGAGTGGCGGTGCCGACGGCGCTCTTGGTGGCCTCAAGCGCGCCCATGTAGAGGGCCCGCGCGGGGACGGTGCCCGCGAGGGACGTGGCAAATCCGCGGTAGAACCCCCGGGGTCCCTCGTGGCGGAGGATGGACGCCGCCGCGCGGAGGCACGGCGGCGCTGGCTGCGCGACCTGGAGCCGCGTTTTGAGGACCACCGCCGGGTACAGCGCCGCGGACACGCCGGAGAAGAGTGCGGCGCCCAGGACGAAGAACCGCCACTTGTCCAGCATCTCCCAGTCCACCTCCGCCGGCAAATGGATCTGCCCTGCCGCCGCGGCCCCCTCGTCCTCCTCCGCCCCCGGCGCCGCCATAAAGCTCATCTCCCCTCCACTCTTTCTCAAACCGTCGACCTCTCCTCCATCTCCAAGGAAAACCCAAAAATCCCTAACTCTAATGTCCTTACACAAAATTATCAGCCATAATCTATTCACAGTAGAAGTAGGTGGAGGACGACGACGTCGAAGACGAAGGAGGGAGCTTCTCTCGCGAGGAGTTTCTGATCGCGGTGTGCGTTCCGGCCAACCACGGCATCGAGGCCACGGAGAACCCGACCCAAAAGTGGTCTTGCCGAGCgatgaagaagagaaaggagaagGATGCGGAGGTGCTTCGCGGATAGGGTTGTGGAATATAAGATCTCCGGGGGGCTTTTCCGTATATTTATAGACCCCTTATCGGTTCTTTGAATAACACGTGGCTTTCTCCGATTCGTGATGGGTCGTCGAGGGCCGCGAAGTCGGTTAGCCGGCAGACCATCCTAACATGCAACCCCCTTTTTCGACAATACGTCTTTCACTTATCTACGTCTACTCGCAAACATACCCTTGTTGTAATTGGCTAAAACAGACGGGGCCCACTCGCTTTCCTTATCACTAATCCAAGTATACATTATGTGTCTGAGCAAACATGTTGGGATAGTACTTTCGTTTTCTTAGATCCGCCGCCACCCGATAAGTTACCCGTGCGATTCGGTGGGCAACCGAGATAAGTGGGCGGAGAATGGTGGGCCGAGCCGACCAGATCGTATGCGGGCCGCTGGATGGAGTGGTCCCCGAGACAAGGAGAAGCCCATAGAATAAAAATAAGGTGGGTGGTACACGTGGGACGACAGCCCCAATTAATGGAGCCCCAATTAATGGTAACTCACAGAGTTTCGATACCTTCAGCACAATCTCGATCCGACCCAATCGAATCGGAGAATTAATTTGGGTTAGG
The window above is part of the Musa acuminata AAA Group cultivar baxijiao chromosome BXJ1-1, Cavendish_Baxijiao_AAA, whole genome shotgun sequence genome. Proteins encoded here:
- the LOC135673725 gene encoding uncharacterized protein LOC135673725; the protein is MSFMAAPGAEEDEGAAAAGQIHLPAEVDWEMLDKWRFFVLGAALFSGVSAALYPAVVLKTRLQVAQPAPPCLRAAASILRHEGPRGFYRGFATSLAGTVPARALYMGALEATKSAVGTATLRFGVPEPAASAAASAAAGLSAAVAAQVVWTPIDVVSQRLMVQGSAAATAAAKYRGGVDAFKKILFSDGLRGLYRGFGMSILTYAPSNAVWWASYSLSQRLIWGGIGYHMGGGELRPGHGTVVVVQGISAAVAGGASAVMTMPLDTIKTRMQVLDGGGERMTIGRTVRSLLREGGWGACYRGLGPRWASMSVSATTMITTYEFLKRLSAKEGFL